The following proteins are co-located in the Campylobacter concisus genome:
- the era gene encoding GTPase Era encodes MKSGFVSIIGRTNAGKSSFLNALLNEKIAIVSHKQNATRRKINGIVMNGEDQIIFTDTPGLHESNKAINQLLISQAIKSMGDCDLIVFLAPIHDGTEDYEKFLALNPEKPHILVLTKVDESSNAKVLEKITQYQKFQDKFTALLTFSTKQPTYKKPLLDEICKLLPEHEYFYDPEFLTSTNEKEIFREFILEAIYENLSDEIPYLSDAIIKSVKEKPGITEIFASIITEREIHKSMIIGKNGETIKRIGIFARKLIQNLTGSKVFLKLDVIVKKGWSKEEKSLNKIIGC; translated from the coding sequence TTGAAATCAGGCTTTGTTAGCATCATAGGACGCACAAATGCTGGCAAAAGCTCGTTTTTAAATGCCTTATTAAACGAAAAAATCGCCATTGTCTCGCACAAGCAAAACGCAACTCGCAGAAAGATAAATGGCATCGTAATGAACGGTGAAGATCAGATCATCTTCACCGACACGCCAGGACTTCACGAGAGCAACAAGGCGATAAATCAACTACTAATTAGCCAAGCAATAAAATCGATGGGAGACTGCGATCTCATCGTATTTTTAGCGCCTATTCATGATGGCACAGAGGACTATGAGAAATTTCTAGCTCTAAATCCTGAAAAACCGCACATCTTAGTACTAACAAAAGTCGATGAGAGCTCAAACGCTAAAGTATTAGAAAAGATCACCCAATATCAAAAATTTCAAGATAAATTTACAGCTTTGCTTACCTTTAGCACCAAGCAGCCAACCTATAAAAAGCCGCTTCTTGATGAAATTTGTAAGCTTTTGCCAGAGCATGAGTATTTTTACGATCCGGAATTTCTTACTTCAACAAATGAAAAAGAAATTTTTAGAGAATTTATACTTGAAGCGATCTATGAAAATTTAAGCGATGAGATCCCTTATCTTAGTGATGCAATCATAAAAAGCGTAAAAGAAAAACCTGGCATTACTGAAATTTTTGCAAGCATCATCACTGAGCGTGAAATCCATAAAAGTATGATCATCGGAAAAAATGGCGAAACCATTAAACGAATAGGAATTTTTGCAAGAAAGTTAATACAAAATTTAACCGGATCAAAGGTCTTTTTGAAACTCGATGTAATCGTTAAAAAAGGCTGGAGTAAAGAAGAAAAGAGCCTTAATAAAATAATTGGATGTTGA
- a CDS encoding C4-dicarboxylate ABC transporter: MLKLRKINDNPIVTLDPYEYEGFRFSNSNVDSLSLSKNILKRDFFISYIEYKDIITATINISRTIDDEDIENNISIKIYEELSLDPAIDYKIVYFESNVEKEDRIFNVFIATNETINKIFKNISKRVPFIDYVVVEPLLYSAIYKKGLLPSTQSDCFLTLRADEAFISIYVNGEYLTSRGLRYTLNYLKDKFIEQSGERVSLESFLDILKTRGLLDSNEECFSYDLNTVFEDYIFYVNDTINVVNRIYSINIKNIYIDCDYKIERFEKFINTKLGTNATKLNTSTVINSKNLAISERYNMMALYANFYKKEAFNADFNFSNLLRPDPFTKRKSGKFILTCASAFCLSMSYPLYNYIAGSILETDSQRLNDELDVLNAQAAQIRSTLERLKKDQNDIKGLTDKEEEKLNFRKGLLQEIENKKDHYVMKGLNLFEITDMINNNSIFITNIKNNDKNLTVTVVSDNEKRITQLIKDISKMPKYSVNTKKIKEDRQNNEYESNISIEIRQ, from the coding sequence ATGTTAAAGCTTAGAAAGATTAACGATAATCCAATCGTTACTCTAGATCCTTATGAATATGAAGGTTTTAGATTTTCTAATAGCAATGTCGATTCGCTAAGTCTTTCAAAGAATATTTTAAAGCGAGACTTCTTTATATCTTACATTGAGTACAAAGATATAATAACAGCTACCATAAATATCTCAAGAACAATAGATGATGAGGATATTGAAAATAATATCTCAATCAAAATTTACGAAGAGCTCTCTCTTGATCCTGCGATTGACTATAAAATAGTTTATTTTGAAAGCAATGTTGAAAAAGAAGACAGAATTTTTAATGTTTTTATTGCTACAAATGAAACTATAAATAAAATTTTTAAAAATATTTCTAAAAGAGTACCTTTTATAGATTATGTCGTTGTAGAGCCGCTTTTATATAGTGCTATATATAAAAAAGGCTTACTTCCTAGTACTCAGAGTGATTGTTTTTTGACACTTAGGGCCGATGAAGCATTTATAAGCATTTATGTAAATGGGGAATACCTTACATCAAGGGGTTTAAGATACACACTAAATTATCTAAAAGATAAATTTATAGAGCAAAGCGGCGAGAGAGTAAGCCTAGAAAGCTTTTTGGATATCCTAAAGACAAGAGGACTTTTAGATAGCAATGAAGAATGCTTTAGCTACGATCTAAATACTGTTTTTGAAGACTATATATTTTACGTAAATGACACGATAAATGTTGTCAATAGAATCTATAGCATAAATATAAAAAATATCTATATTGACTGCGACTATAAAATAGAGCGTTTTGAAAAATTTATCAATACAAAACTTGGAACAAATGCTACGAAATTAAATACAAGCACTGTAATAAATTCTAAAAATTTGGCCATTAGCGAACGATATAACATGATGGCTTTATATGCAAATTTTTACAAAAAAGAGGCCTTTAATGCCGATTTTAACTTCTCAAATTTACTTAGGCCTGATCCGTTTACAAAGAGAAAAAGCGGTAAATTTATACTGACATGTGCCTCTGCTTTTTGCCTAAGCATGTCCTATCCACTTTATAATTATATAGCTGGTAGTATTTTAGAAACAGATTCGCAAAGACTAAACGATGAGCTTGATGTACTTAATGCACAAGCGGCACAAATAAGAAGTACTCTTGAAAGACTAAAAAAAGATCAAAATGATATAAAAGGATTAACTGACAAAGAGGAAGAGAAGTTAAATTTTAGAAAAGGGTTGCTTCAAGAAATTGAAAACAAAAAAGATCATTACGTAATGAAAGGCTTAAATCTTTTTGAAATTACCGATATGATAAATAACAATAGCATTTTTATAACAAATATTAAAAATAACGATAAAAATTTAACTGTAACGGTTGTTAGCGATAATGAAAAAAGGATTACGCAGCTAATAAAAGATATTAGCAAGATGCCTAAATATTCAGTAAATACAAAAAAAATTAAAGAAGATAGGCAAAACAACGAGTATGAAAGTAATATAAGTATAGAGATTAGACAATGA
- a CDS encoding pilus assembly protein PilO translates to MRQDVLSKIDKYFDAKKQSETNIIFLGSALIIIYIVYMLCFDPSQDFYDERFNSHTKISNDLSRTRDYLRSTSSPSGDKNFKINEESKILETLKGKYSSVLKFNAHFDSKLKELSFLLFNDQNWANFLDNIVSLAKQNNIKILELKSDIKEPNFQKIEQILNIDLTFLGGFKDMLSYINGLEESKLVVDLHKMDINSTQKELGAKISISVWGMKY, encoded by the coding sequence ATGAGACAAGATGTTTTAAGTAAAATAGATAAGTATTTTGACGCAAAAAAACAAAGCGAAACAAATATAATTTTTTTGGGTTCAGCCTTAATTATTATTTATATTGTTTATATGCTTTGCTTTGATCCGTCGCAAGATTTTTATGATGAAAGATTTAATTCGCATACTAAAATTAGCAATGATCTTTCAAGAACAAGAGATTATTTAAGATCGACCAGCTCACCTAGCGGGGATAAAAATTTTAAAATAAATGAAGAGTCAAAAATACTTGAAACGCTTAAAGGCAAATATTCTAGCGTTTTAAAATTTAATGCTCATTTTGATTCAAAGCTAAAAGAACTATCATTTTTATTATTTAACGATCAAAATTGGGCAAATTTTTTAGACAACATCGTATCTTTAGCAAAGCAAAATAATATAAAAATTTTAGAGTTAAAAAGCGATATAAAAGAGCCAAATTTCCAAAAGATTGAGCAAATCTTAAATATTGACTTGACATTTTTGGGAGGTTTTAAAGATATGCTTTCATATATAAATGGCCTTGAAGAATCAAAGCTAGTAGTTGATCTTCATAAAATGGATATAAATTCTACCCAAAAAGAGCTTGGCGCTAAGATATCAATATCTGTTTGGGGTATGAAATACTAA